In the Aneurinibacillus soli genome, one interval contains:
- a CDS encoding SPOR domain-containing protein, whose protein sequence is MSKCPDYTIRTRPVPEASRKDTESKNPKVTLNTAPVSRLTDGSTAPVIEPVPIETDIPYEVETVPYVEEAVGRSGFMGGKKRNRNRNMHRLFAMRITGIVGGAIAVGLLFGYAALQMLAVPEKKQPPVPARSTAVRSDVQVPSPAASVPKPKAEAVVPAAQTKSVALAFPALSLYMVQGGVFTTKEGAMQEQAAYKQKGWPVYQVADGGKYAVFLGMGISKEDAVSIAQMYRDAGQAVYVKEKSVAASSVAITVPEGLAAKEVANITKIGEVQAALFKELSAMAGTGFRDGKVAPERMQRAVELHQQLLEKGRSLLAVTEEKKKPFIQAVLNEATTSVAAMKQFGSQSNRTYLWQAEEAMMKWMEASKLWQNSMKQ, encoded by the coding sequence ATGAGCAAATGTCCAGACTATACGATTCGTACTCGACCCGTCCCCGAAGCGTCCAGGAAGGACACGGAAAGCAAAAATCCAAAAGTAACGCTGAATACAGCGCCTGTTTCTCGGCTGACAGACGGAAGTACGGCGCCTGTTATAGAGCCAGTTCCGATTGAAACCGATATACCGTATGAAGTCGAAACTGTACCGTATGTAGAGGAAGCGGTTGGAAGAAGCGGCTTCATGGGAGGGAAAAAACGGAATCGAAATAGAAACATGCATCGGCTATTCGCAATGCGGATCACTGGAATCGTTGGAGGAGCAATTGCGGTTGGCCTGCTGTTTGGCTATGCCGCTCTACAGATGCTTGCTGTTCCGGAAAAAAAACAGCCACCTGTGCCAGCTCGATCGACAGCTGTGCGATCCGATGTGCAGGTCCCTTCCCCGGCTGCTTCTGTTCCGAAGCCGAAAGCTGAAGCGGTCGTACCGGCTGCCCAAACAAAATCAGTAGCGCTTGCCTTCCCTGCGCTTTCGCTTTACATGGTACAGGGCGGAGTTTTTACGACAAAAGAAGGGGCGATGCAGGAGCAGGCGGCCTATAAGCAGAAAGGCTGGCCGGTATATCAAGTAGCAGATGGCGGCAAGTACGCCGTGTTTCTCGGTATGGGGATCTCCAAGGAGGATGCGGTGTCCATTGCTCAAATGTATCGGGATGCGGGGCAGGCGGTGTATGTGAAAGAGAAATCTGTAGCCGCTTCATCGGTTGCGATTACGGTGCCGGAGGGGCTGGCCGCGAAAGAAGTTGCGAACATCACAAAGATTGGAGAAGTACAGGCAGCTCTGTTTAAAGAGCTGTCAGCTATGGCAGGTACAGGATTTAGAGACGGGAAGGTGGCACCTGAACGGATGCAGCGGGCAGTCGAGCTTCATCAGCAACTGCTTGAGAAGGGACGAAGTCTGCTTGCTGTTACAGAAGAAAAAAAGAAGCCGTTCATTCAGGCAGTATTGAACGAAGCAACGACGTCAGTAGCAGCGATGAAGCAGTTTGGCTCACAGTCGAACCGGACGTATTTGTGGCAGGCAGAAGAAGCGATGATGAAATGGATGGAAGCTTCGAAGTTGTGGCAAAATTCTATGAAGCAGTAG
- a CDS encoding Maf family protein, whose product MMLAKAKQRSLILASASPRRKELLEGLGLTFTVQPSVANEVVEGGVSPEEFVTILARRKARDVAFSLAEPEEEVALVIGSDTVVVLDGEILGKPVDEFDAFRILSSLQGKTHTVYTGICIVEAATGKEKVGFRATHVTMRPLSSDRIRRYIATGEPMDKAGAYGIQGYGATLVENMDGDYFSVVGLPVSLVSDFLEEFGVQLL is encoded by the coding sequence ATGATGTTGGCAAAGGCAAAACAACGCTCTTTAATTCTTGCATCCGCATCACCGCGGCGCAAAGAGCTTCTTGAAGGACTCGGTTTGACGTTTACCGTACAGCCGAGTGTGGCGAATGAAGTAGTGGAGGGTGGAGTCTCTCCGGAAGAATTCGTAACCATTCTAGCTCGACGTAAAGCCCGTGATGTTGCATTTTCTCTTGCGGAGCCAGAAGAAGAAGTAGCGCTTGTGATCGGCTCTGATACCGTCGTTGTGCTAGACGGTGAGATTCTCGGTAAGCCGGTGGATGAATTTGACGCATTTCGCATTCTCTCAAGCCTTCAGGGGAAAACCCACACCGTATATACCGGGATATGCATTGTAGAAGCAGCGACTGGCAAAGAAAAGGTCGGCTTCCGGGCAACTCATGTTACGATGCGACCGCTGTCCTCAGACCGCATCCGTCGCTATATCGCTACCGGCGAACCGATGGATAAAGCGGGGGCCTATGGCATCCAGGGATACGGTGCAACGCTTGTAGAGAATATGGACGGCGATTATTTTTCAGTTGTTGGCCTGCCTGTGTCATTGGTCAGTGACTTTTTGGAAGAATTTGGTGTACAATTACTCTAG
- the radC gene encoding RadC family protein has translation MHPDKTLESCVMLRDIPVAERPRERMERFGPAALSNEELLAVLLRTGTKQESALALAGRMLYEIGDLRGLKSVSLEELTTIKGIGSAKALMILAGLELGRRIALPPLSRVAVRSPKDVADVMMEELRYHTQEHFVCLYLNTKNQIIGKDTVFIGSLNSSVVHPREVFHKAIRRSSASVICLHNHPSGDPVPSKEDIDVTRRLREAGRILGIELLDHVIIGDGQFYSLKEKGHFS, from the coding sequence ATGCATCCAGATAAGACGTTGGAGTCGTGTGTGATGCTGCGTGATATACCGGTGGCGGAGAGGCCAAGAGAGCGCATGGAGCGCTTCGGGCCTGCTGCACTATCGAATGAAGAACTGCTCGCTGTGCTGCTCAGAACGGGAACGAAGCAGGAATCCGCCTTGGCTCTTGCTGGGCGGATGCTATACGAGATCGGTGACTTGCGCGGGTTAAAATCCGTTTCGCTTGAAGAGTTGACTACGATTAAGGGGATAGGTAGCGCAAAAGCACTTATGATTCTTGCTGGATTGGAGCTTGGACGTCGCATTGCACTTCCGCCACTCAGCCGCGTTGCAGTTCGTTCACCGAAAGATGTAGCGGATGTGATGATGGAGGAGCTACGTTATCACACACAGGAGCATTTTGTCTGTCTGTACTTGAATACGAAAAATCAAATTATCGGAAAAGATACCGTATTTATTGGAAGTTTGAATTCATCGGTTGTCCATCCACGAGAAGTATTTCACAAAGCCATTCGTCGCAGCAGTGCATCTGTGATCTGTCTTCATAATCATCCGAGCGGGGACCCCGTTCCAAGCAAAGAAGACATTGATGTAACACGCCGCTTGCGAGAAGCTGGCAGAATACTTGGGATTGAACTGCTCGATCATGTTATTATAGGGGATGGACAGTTTTATAGCTTAAAAGAAAAAGGACATTTCTCATGA
- a CDS encoding rod shape-determining protein: MFGSFNRDMGIDLGTANTLVYAKSKGIVVREPSVVALRTDTGSIEAVGNSAKSMIGRTPGNIVAVRPMKDGVIADFETTATMLRYFIEQAQKSRGLFSRKPNVMVCVPSGITAVEKRAVEDATKLAGAREAFTIEEPFAAAIGADLPVWEPTGSMVVDIGGGTTEVAIISLGGIVTSKSIRVAGDEMDEAVIQYIKKKYSLMIGERTSEILKMEIGSAISPEQKETMDIRGRDLITGLPKTIEITAQEIADALSETVTSIIDAVKITLEKSPPELAADIMDRGIVLTGGGALLRNMDKLLAQETGMPVIVAENALDCVAIGTGRALENLHLFKSKSGITQRSGRNR; this comes from the coding sequence ATGTTTGGTAGCTTTAATAGAGACATGGGTATTGATCTGGGAACAGCTAATACGTTAGTGTATGCAAAATCTAAAGGAATTGTAGTGCGTGAGCCGTCTGTGGTTGCACTTCGTACGGATACCGGCAGTATTGAAGCGGTAGGTAATTCTGCGAAGAGCATGATTGGCCGTACGCCAGGTAATATTGTGGCGGTGCGCCCGATGAAGGATGGCGTAATCGCAGACTTTGAAACAACAGCAACGATGCTGCGCTATTTTATTGAGCAGGCGCAAAAAAGCCGTGGACTGTTCTCACGCAAACCGAATGTTATGGTGTGTGTGCCATCCGGCATTACCGCAGTAGAGAAGCGTGCGGTAGAAGATGCGACGAAGCTTGCGGGTGCACGGGAAGCTTTCACGATTGAAGAGCCGTTCGCAGCAGCAATTGGCGCTGATCTTCCGGTATGGGAACCGACGGGAAGCATGGTGGTTGATATCGGTGGCGGTACAACAGAAGTCGCGATTATCTCACTGGGCGGTATTGTAACAAGTAAGTCAATTCGTGTCGCAGGCGATGAGATGGATGAAGCGGTTATTCAATACATTAAGAAGAAATATAGCCTGATGATCGGGGAGCGCACATCCGAAATCCTTAAAATGGAGATTGGTTCTGCGATTTCACCTGAACAGAAGGAAACAATGGACATTCGCGGTCGTGATCTGATCACAGGCTTACCGAAAACGATTGAAATTACGGCGCAGGAAATTGCGGATGCATTAAGTGAAACGGTAACGAGCATTATTGATGCTGTGAAGATTACGCTGGAGAAAAGCCCACCAGAACTTGCAGCTGATATTATGGACCGTGGTATTGTTCTGACAGGCGGCGGTGCGCTGCTGCGCAACATGGACAAGCTTCTCGCTCAGGAGACTGGCATGCCGGTTATCGTAGCGGAGAACGCGCTGGACTGTGTAGCAATTGGGACAGGACGCGCGCTTGAGAATCTGCATTTGTTTAAATCAAAGTCAGGCATTACTCAGCGTTCCGGACGCAATCGATAA
- the mreC gene encoding rod shape-determining protein MreC: MINFFGNKRLIAILIGLIVLIVVMGATIKERPFATWPERVLRDTSSFVQGIFYKPALMMSGAAGGVRHIFTVYEENKQLKANQDQYARVKTEVDELKRQNRELRQMLDIKDNKLSKYDTVAADVIARTPDRWNNLLTISKGKNDGIAPNMAVLSSDGALIGRVQSVSTFSSQVELLMDIEEENHIAAVIQGTQAIYGVIESYDLDRHELIMRKIPKAKDLKITPGQYVTTSGMGGVMPAGLVIGQVSSVGEGDYGLTQTARITPLANFYQLEHVFVVNRSFVVPPVANNPTPKSGSQTGEGQGPAQ; this comes from the coding sequence GTGATCAATTTTTTTGGCAATAAACGACTCATTGCAATATTGATTGGCCTGATCGTGCTGATCGTCGTTATGGGTGCTACCATCAAGGAGCGCCCTTTTGCTACCTGGCCGGAGCGAGTTCTTAGGGACACGTCGTCGTTCGTACAGGGCATCTTTTATAAGCCGGCTCTGATGATGTCTGGCGCTGCTGGTGGGGTTCGGCATATTTTTACAGTGTACGAGGAGAATAAACAGCTAAAGGCAAATCAGGACCAGTATGCTCGCGTGAAGACAGAAGTAGACGAGTTAAAGCGACAAAACCGGGAGCTTCGCCAGATGCTTGATATTAAAGATAACAAGCTGTCTAAGTACGATACAGTGGCGGCAGATGTGATCGCACGTACGCCGGATCGCTGGAACAATCTGCTGACAATCAGCAAAGGGAAAAATGATGGGATTGCACCAAACATGGCGGTTCTTTCGTCTGATGGAGCGCTCATTGGGCGGGTGCAGTCTGTATCTACGTTCTCCTCGCAGGTAGAGCTTCTGATGGATATTGAGGAGGAGAATCACATTGCTGCCGTGATTCAGGGAACGCAGGCGATCTATGGGGTCATTGAAAGCTATGATCTGGATAGGCATGAGCTGATTATGCGGAAAATCCCGAAAGCAAAAGACTTGAAAATTACTCCGGGACAGTACGTAACGACGTCCGGCATGGGCGGCGTAATGCCAGCCGGGTTAGTAATTGGCCAGGTTAGTTCTGTTGGTGAAGGGGATTATGGCTTGACACAGACGGCGCGGATTACACCTCTGGCGAACTTTTATCAGTTAGAGCATGTATTCGTTGTGAATCGTAGCTTTGTTGTGCCACCTGTTGCCAATAATCCGACGCCAAAGTCCGGCAGTCAAACAGGAGAAGGGCAGGGACCGGCGCAATGA
- the mreD gene encoding rod shape-determining protein MreD → MRNGWLYAVMLLFFILEGTVAQVFAPDAWGASWIVVPRFTLAGIVLIGLYAGRRKGLIFGLFFGLLYDVLYAQVIGVEVFTMGVMGYLAGLTSRYFHQNFILAVVDVIVLTALHEWITYEIYDLFNLASMSLLNLFMREILPTVVCSALFTLIVFRPFSYILNRTLLKKEIV, encoded by the coding sequence ATGAGGAATGGATGGCTTTATGCGGTAATGCTCCTCTTTTTTATACTGGAAGGTACGGTGGCCCAGGTGTTCGCTCCGGACGCATGGGGAGCGAGCTGGATTGTCGTGCCGCGTTTTACCCTGGCCGGAATTGTGCTGATCGGACTGTATGCAGGCCGGAGAAAGGGGCTTATCTTCGGCCTTTTCTTCGGCCTTTTGTATGATGTGCTGTATGCGCAGGTGATTGGGGTAGAGGTATTTACGATGGGGGTAATGGGGTATTTAGCTGGTCTTACATCCCGTTATTTCCACCAGAACTTTATACTTGCCGTGGTCGATGTTATCGTGCTGACCGCGTTACATGAGTGGATTACATATGAAATCTATGATTTGTTTAATCTGGCTTCCATGAGTCTGCTGAATTTGTTTATGAGGGAGATTCTGCCTACTGTTGTGTGTAGTGCACTGTTCACGCTTATTGTGTTCCGACCTTTCAGCTATATCCTGAACCGGACTCTTCTCAAGAAGGAGATTGTGTAG
- the minC gene encoding septum site-determining protein MinC: protein MVKLKQNVWIKGTKDGLVFHLDDACAFSDLLDELQEKVHNSHQQILSGPIISVVLKFGRRYVTAEQEESVREILRHRGNLVVRKVESDVITREEALQDKLSAQMQIYSRTVRSGQVIRHNGDLLLLGDVNSGALVVCTGSVYVLGSLRGTVHAGAEGSGEAIIVAYDFIPSQVRIANVLFPDSLEAEQIKRMEFVYLEDNHLIKAPMSQLHRIRPNLGQFVI, encoded by the coding sequence ATGGTAAAATTAAAGCAGAATGTATGGATAAAAGGGACGAAAGATGGACTTGTCTTTCACCTTGATGATGCTTGCGCCTTTAGCGACCTGCTTGATGAGCTGCAAGAAAAAGTGCATAACAGTCACCAGCAGATTTTGAGTGGCCCGATCATCAGTGTTGTGCTCAAATTCGGGCGGCGCTATGTAACGGCGGAGCAGGAGGAGAGTGTCCGGGAGATTCTACGCCATCGCGGCAATCTGGTTGTGCGAAAAGTGGAGTCTGATGTCATTACTAGAGAGGAAGCGCTACAGGACAAGTTGTCCGCTCAGATGCAGATCTATTCGCGGACTGTGCGCTCTGGTCAGGTAATCCGGCATAACGGGGATCTTCTGTTGCTTGGAGATGTGAATTCGGGAGCGCTTGTTGTTTGTACAGGTAGTGTCTATGTATTGGGTTCTCTTCGGGGAACGGTACATGCGGGTGCGGAAGGGAGCGGAGAGGCAATTATCGTTGCGTATGACTTCATTCCAAGCCAGGTACGAATTGCAAATGTGTTGTTCCCTGATTCACTGGAAGCGGAACAAATCAAGCGAATGGAGTTTGTCTATTTAGAAGACAATCATCTTATAAAAGCACCGATGAGCCAGCTTCATAGAATACGGCCTAATCTCGGGCAGTTTGTCATATGA
- the minD gene encoding septum site-determining protein MinD, with protein sequence MSEAIVVTSGKGGVGKTTTTANIGTALAQLGKKVCMIDTDIGLRNLDLVMGLENRIIFDLVDVVEGNCKLHQAMIKDKRFDDLLYLLPAAQTKDKSAVTPEQMKKLVDELKADFDIVLIDCPAGIEQGFKNAVVGADKAIVVTTPEISSIRDADRVIGLLERENLTMTYLVINRIRPHMTQSGDMLDVEDVVAMLSVDPIGYVPDDEEVIKHLNLREPVAMNHEAKAGIAYRNIARRMLGDSVPFLNMDEPDGFFKKVKRLFGMK encoded by the coding sequence ATGAGTGAAGCCATTGTAGTGACTTCAGGGAAAGGCGGAGTCGGCAAAACCACAACGACAGCGAATATTGGGACAGCGCTGGCTCAGTTGGGCAAGAAAGTATGCATGATTGATACAGACATTGGCCTGCGTAATCTAGATCTTGTTATGGGGTTGGAGAATCGGATCATCTTTGATCTTGTGGATGTAGTGGAAGGCAACTGCAAGCTGCATCAAGCAATGATTAAGGATAAACGGTTTGATGATTTGCTGTATTTGCTTCCAGCTGCGCAGACGAAGGACAAGTCCGCCGTCACGCCGGAACAAATGAAGAAACTTGTGGATGAGTTGAAAGCAGATTTTGATATTGTGCTGATTGATTGTCCGGCAGGCATCGAGCAGGGATTTAAAAATGCAGTAGTGGGCGCAGATAAGGCGATTGTCGTCACAACGCCGGAAATTTCTTCTATTAGGGACGCAGACCGGGTGATTGGTCTGCTTGAACGAGAGAATCTTACGATGACATATCTGGTCATCAACCGCATTCGTCCTCATATGACACAGAGCGGCGATATGCTCGATGTGGAAGATGTAGTGGCGATGCTGTCGGTGGACCCGATTGGCTATGTGCCGGATGATGAAGAAGTAATCAAGCATTTGAATTTACGGGAGCCCGTCGCAATGAATCATGAAGCAAAAGCAGGCATCGCATACCGGAACATCGCGCGCCGTATGCTTGGCGATTCGGTTCCGTTTTTAAACATGGACGAGCCGGACGGATTTTTCAAAAAGGTTAAGCGGCTGTTTGGGATGAAATAG
- the rodA gene encoding rod shape-determining protein RodA: MEFDKKYIRNLDWLLILLLMCLGIFSFIGISGATIAANYEWKQVIWYGIGFLVLTGILLFDYHLFSNGAYALYGFGLVLIIGVLFTPLKSGAHSWYQLGVVDFQPSELMKIFTIVAVARYLAKIDELEESIGNFRHLFRVLLLVGVPTFLIFIQPDLGTALVFMGILFSILIVAGLPIRYFAIMGTIVAIFLGSLMYIFTYHQQFFTQHIMHEYQWMRIASWLDPYNEKYKKEGYQLRQSLTAIGSGQLVGKGVNQGTQARNGWVPVGESDFVFTVIGEELGFIGSSILIFLYFFFIYRMVRIAMEAKDTFGMYVIAGVIGMYVFQIFENIGMTIQLMPITGIPLPFISYGGSSIVTNFLVMGLVLNIGMRRKKLMFD, translated from the coding sequence ATGGAGTTCGACAAGAAATATATACGGAATTTAGATTGGCTGTTGATTTTGCTTTTGATGTGCCTTGGCATTTTTAGTTTTATCGGGATTTCTGGGGCGACGATTGCAGCCAACTACGAATGGAAGCAGGTGATCTGGTACGGAATTGGATTTCTTGTTCTGACCGGGATTTTGCTGTTTGATTATCATTTGTTTAGCAATGGGGCGTATGCGCTGTATGGATTCGGGCTTGTTCTGATTATCGGGGTGTTATTCACTCCCTTAAAAAGTGGTGCGCACAGTTGGTATCAGCTGGGTGTGGTTGACTTTCAGCCTTCTGAGTTGATGAAAATTTTTACCATTGTGGCGGTCGCCCGGTATTTAGCGAAGATAGATGAGTTGGAAGAAAGTATTGGGAATTTCCGTCATCTGTTTCGTGTCCTTTTGCTCGTAGGTGTGCCGACTTTTTTGATTTTCATTCAGCCGGACCTTGGCACAGCACTCGTCTTCATGGGCATTCTGTTCAGCATATTAATCGTAGCGGGTTTGCCAATCCGGTATTTTGCCATTATGGGTACGATCGTGGCTATTTTTCTCGGATCGCTGATGTATATTTTTACGTATCACCAGCAGTTTTTTACCCAGCACATTATGCACGAGTACCAGTGGATGCGGATTGCGTCCTGGCTAGATCCATATAACGAGAAATACAAGAAGGAAGGCTACCAGCTTCGCCAGTCATTGACGGCGATCGGGTCCGGCCAGCTTGTCGGCAAAGGAGTTAACCAGGGAACCCAGGCACGTAATGGCTGGGTGCCGGTTGGGGAGAGTGACTTTGTATTTACCGTTATTGGGGAAGAGCTCGGCTTTATCGGTTCAAGTATTTTAATCTTCCTGTATTTCTTTTTCATATATAGGATGGTGCGCATTGCGATGGAGGCTAAAGATACGTTTGGTATGTATGTCATAGCCGGTGTGATCGGAATGTATGTGTTTCAGATTTTCGAGAACATCGGCATGACCATTCAATTGATGCCCATCACGGGGATTCCGCTTCCGTTCATCAGTTATGGAGGAAGCTCGATTGTCACGAACTTCCTTGTCATGGGGCTTGTGCTGAACATCGGGATGCGCCGTAAAAAGCTTATGTTCGATTAA
- a CDS encoding M23 family metallopeptidase, translating to MSFYDTDGIKRRREERVRRLREQMEDTYSSYFFDEQDMSRPYEEDEHDSYRVDRAYRERYQDDLTYERDERYEQALKRYHEHEEPYRRYDHAGEPYSRYPGERYIPAVRRPGNRPQKKHSGTPPAPMRRGDKWLIKIIASLFVLSTAYIIQTVPFPGAEKYRAVLGEVFDRSYDFGAMSAWYEQKFGAVPTLLPAVGAPGNEAKPVLQSQGLLLKAPSSGKVIQTFAEQGSGVFFTPGTAEIRAVDQGWVTFAGQKEGLGNTVIIQHAKGVETWYSGLGSVSVKQNDWIEVQKEIGRAATADSKVRPVYFAVKKNGQFIDPQGVVRFD from the coding sequence ATGTCATTTTATGATACAGACGGTATCAAACGCCGCCGGGAAGAGAGGGTACGCCGCCTGCGGGAGCAGATGGAGGATACGTACTCTTCCTATTTTTTTGATGAGCAGGACATGTCTCGCCCTTACGAAGAGGATGAGCATGATTCATATAGAGTGGATCGAGCGTATCGTGAGCGTTACCAGGACGATTTGACATATGAACGGGACGAGCGATACGAACAGGCATTGAAGCGGTATCATGAGCATGAAGAACCGTATCGGCGATATGATCACGCAGGAGAGCCATACTCCAGGTATCCGGGTGAACGCTATATTCCAGCAGTCCGCCGTCCGGGCAATCGACCACAGAAGAAGCATTCAGGAACGCCGCCTGCACCGATGCGCCGTGGGGACAAATGGTTGATTAAGATCATCGCCTCCTTGTTCGTGTTAAGCACAGCGTACATTATACAGACGGTTCCATTTCCCGGAGCAGAAAAATACCGGGCCGTGCTGGGGGAAGTATTCGACCGTTCCTATGATTTTGGAGCTATGTCTGCCTGGTATGAGCAAAAATTTGGAGCGGTACCAACGTTGCTTCCGGCAGTCGGCGCTCCGGGCAACGAAGCAAAGCCTGTACTTCAATCACAGGGACTCCTGTTGAAAGCTCCTTCTTCCGGCAAGGTCATCCAGACATTTGCAGAACAGGGGAGCGGCGTATTTTTTACTCCCGGTACAGCGGAGATTCGCGCAGTTGATCAGGGGTGGGTGACATTTGCGGGACAGAAGGAGGGCCTTGGGAATACGGTAATCATTCAGCATGCAAAAGGGGTGGAGACATGGTATTCCGGGCTTGGCAGTGTGAGTGTGAAGCAGAACGACTGGATTGAAGTGCAGAAAGAGATTGGGCGTGCAGCAACAGCGGACAGCAAAGTAAGGCCGGTATATTTTGCAGTAAAGAAAAACGGGCAGTTCATTGATCCGCAGGGCGTGGTGCGCTTTGACTAG
- a CDS encoding M50 family metallopeptidase, translated as MTSIAFHVHPVFWALMLLALLAGQFVQVVTLFVLVLLHEAGHVIAALLYGWRIRKIELLPFGGVAEMDEWGGTRAREEIVVTLAGPAVNAALILLGWLLEYMGIWSSVWTAFFVYSNMVIAVFNMLPIWPLDGGRLLQIVYSFFISYRRSMDVTLYGSVLGALVLLYWSSTQPVPHLNGMAVSFYLLFHNVMDYRQRPYLFLRFLLSRQARLSRYAEGLAILPVRIEPDMRVHEAVRTLRRNRYHHFWLTGERSGFVPEEKLLASFFDARLRNCTVRELLR; from the coding sequence TTGACTAGCATTGCGTTTCACGTCCACCCGGTTTTTTGGGCGCTCATGCTCCTGGCACTTCTCGCCGGACAGTTCGTTCAGGTCGTGACACTGTTTGTACTTGTTTTGCTGCATGAAGCAGGTCATGTCATAGCAGCGCTTCTGTATGGCTGGCGCATTCGCAAAATTGAGTTGCTCCCGTTTGGCGGTGTGGCCGAAATGGATGAGTGGGGGGGAACGCGAGCGCGGGAAGAAATCGTGGTCACATTGGCGGGCCCGGCAGTGAATGCCGCTCTGATCTTACTCGGCTGGCTTCTGGAATATATGGGAATATGGTCGTCTGTGTGGACGGCTTTTTTTGTGTACAGCAATATGGTGATTGCAGTATTTAACATGCTGCCCATCTGGCCCCTGGACGGTGGTCGCCTGTTGCAGATCGTGTACAGCTTTTTTATCTCGTACCGTCGTTCTATGGATGTGACGTTATACGGAAGTGTGCTGGGGGCACTTGTGCTATTGTACTGGAGCAGTACGCAGCCTGTCCCCCATCTCAACGGCATGGCGGTGTCGTTTTATTTGCTGTTCCACAATGTGATGGATTATCGACAGCGGCCCTATTTGTTTTTACGTTTTCTGCTTTCTAGGCAGGCCCGTCTTTCTCGCTATGCGGAAGGGCTGGCCATTCTGCCGGTGCGAATTGAGCCAGACATGCGGGTGCATGAAGCGGTACGTACACTGCGACGGAATCGGTATCATCATTTTTGGCTGACGGGAGAGCGAAGTGGCTTTGTGCCGGAAGAGAAGCTGCTGGCGTCTTTTTTTGATGCCAGGCTCAGAAATTGTACAGTTCGAGAGCTTTTGCGCTAA